In Finegoldia magna ATCC 53516, a genomic segment contains:
- a CDS encoding YeiH family protein — MNWLKKHYKGLILCLLIAIPCHLLGKKFPVIGGAVLAILVGIVMGYIIKDKSQFEVGMKFASKKILQYAVILLGFGMNLAVVMETGKQSLPIIVLTISTSLIISYVLAKKMNIAKNIAILVGVGSSICGGSAIAATAPVIEADDEDVAQAISVIFFFNVIAALIFPLLGSVIGFSTHSGEAFGIFAGTAVNDTSSVTAAAATWDGLYNLGTQTLDKAVTVKLTRTLAIIPITLVLSYLRTKKQEQSEKVELKKIFPMFILYFVLASIITTVALKMGVDAKVFNPLKELSKFFIVMAMAAIGFKTDIVKLIKTGGKPILLGFCCWIGITIVSIAMQFALGLI; from the coding sequence ATGAATTGGTTAAAGAAACATTATAAAGGATTAATACTGTGTCTTTTAATAGCAATTCCTTGCCACTTATTAGGGAAGAAATTCCCTGTAATTGGTGGTGCAGTTCTAGCGATTTTGGTTGGAATTGTAATGGGATATATTATTAAAGACAAATCACAATTTGAAGTCGGAATGAAATTTGCATCGAAAAAAATATTGCAATATGCAGTAATTTTACTTGGATTTGGTATGAATTTGGCAGTTGTTATGGAGACTGGAAAACAATCATTGCCAATAATCGTACTAACTATTTCCACATCTTTAATAATTTCTTATGTACTTGCAAAGAAAATGAATATTGCAAAAAACATTGCAATATTAGTAGGAGTTGGATCATCGATTTGCGGTGGATCTGCAATTGCAGCGACTGCTCCAGTAATAGAAGCTGATGATGAAGATGTTGCACAAGCAATTTCTGTAATATTTTTCTTCAATGTAATCGCTGCGTTGATATTTCCGTTATTGGGAAGTGTTATTGGATTTTCAACTCATTCGGGAGAAGCATTCGGAATTTTTGCAGGAACTGCGGTAAATGATACATCATCGGTAACGGCAGCCGCTGCAACTTGGGATGGATTATATAATTTGGGAACACAAACATTGGACAAAGCTGTTACTGTAAAATTGACTAGAACATTGGCGATTATTCCAATCACTTTGGTGTTGTCGTATTTGAGAACTAAAAAACAAGAACAATCAGAAAAAGTTGAACTTAAAAAAATATTTCCTATGTTTATTTTGTATTTCGTTCTTGCAAGTATTATAACTACAGTTGCTTTGAAAATGGGAGTAGATGCGAAAGTTTTCAATCCATTAAAAGAATTGTCGAAGTTTTTCATAGTAATGGCAATGGCTGCAATTGGATTTAAAACAGATATTGTAAAATTAATAAAAACAGGCGGCAAACCAATCTTACTTGGATTTTGTTGCTGGATTGGGATAACTATAGTTTCAATTGCAATGCAATTCGCACTTGGACTAATATAA
- a CDS encoding DUF523 domain-containing protein, with protein MQNVLISACLLGVDCKYNGSNNKLDDEIIHSLKDKYNLIPVCPEIMGGLPTPRNPVEIKDGKVFDYDGEEFTEEFEKGSDEVVKLAKLYNPTIAILKENSPSCGSNYIYDGTFNNKKIKGMGIAARKLSEEYVRLFNEENIKILL; from the coding sequence ATGCAAAATGTTTTAATTAGCGCTTGTTTATTGGGAGTTGATTGCAAATACAATGGTTCCAATAACAAATTAGACGATGAAATTATTCATTCACTCAAAGACAAATACAATTTGATTCCAGTGTGTCCAGAAATTATGGGAGGATTACCAACGCCAAGAAATCCTGTTGAGATTAAGGATGGAAAAGTTTTTGATTATGATGGAGAAGAATTCACAGAAGAATTTGAAAAAGGAAGCGACGAAGTGGTGAAATTAGCAAAATTATACAACCCTACAATCGCCATTTTAAAAGAAAATTCTCCATCTTGTGGATCCAATTATATTTACGATGGAACTTTCAATAACAAAAAAATTAAAGGAATGGGAATTGCTGCACGAAAACTTTCAGAAGAATATGTGAGATTATTCAACGAAGAAAATATAAAAATATTACTGTAA
- the pfkB gene encoding 1-phosphofructokinase produces the protein MIYTVTLNPSIDYIMRLDDFQNGETNRAKVTELYAGGKGIMVSKLLHNLDVKSKNIGFLGGFTGDYIEKLLDELGILHDFTKIKGNNRINVKLKMDSETEVNAPGPDISQDELEDFYEKLSGIDGGIVSFSGSVAANMDKDIYIEMIKKLSPNTRFTLDTTGDVLLKSLDYHPLLLKPNQAELEEIYGEKFNSKEEIISYIKSTMIPKAEYVICSLGSDGAIFVSANNSFYIPIVKGEVINSVGAGDSMVAGFIYAYLNEMSEEDMFKMAVASATATVFSYDMGEKNQINEIFGKLKIINMGENNGN, from the coding sequence ATGATATATACAGTGACATTAAATCCATCGATTGATTACATAATGCGATTGGATGATTTTCAAAATGGAGAAACAAATAGGGCGAAAGTAACGGAGCTTTACGCCGGTGGAAAAGGAATTATGGTTAGCAAATTGCTACATAATTTGGATGTGAAATCCAAAAATATTGGTTTTTTGGGAGGATTCACAGGGGACTACATCGAAAAATTATTAGATGAGCTTGGAATTCTTCACGATTTTACAAAAATAAAAGGAAACAACAGAATTAATGTAAAACTAAAAATGGATTCTGAAACAGAAGTTAATGCACCAGGGCCTGACATCTCACAAGATGAATTGGAAGATTTCTATGAAAAACTTTCTGGAATTGATGGCGGAATCGTATCTTTTTCTGGATCTGTTGCAGCGAATATGGACAAGGATATCTACATTGAGATGATAAAAAAATTATCGCCAAATACTAGATTTACTTTGGATACTACAGGGGATGTTTTATTGAAAAGCTTGGATTATCATCCTTTGTTGCTAAAGCCTAACCAAGCAGAATTAGAAGAAATTTACGGAGAGAAATTCAATTCAAAAGAAGAAATCATTTCGTATATAAAATCGACTATGATTCCAAAAGCAGAGTATGTGATATGTTCTTTGGGAAGTGATGGCGCGATTTTTGTGAGTGCAAATAATTCTTTTTACATTCCTATCGTAAAGGGCGAAGTTATCAACAGCGTCGGCGCAGGAGATAGCATGGTTGCTGGATTTATCTACGCTTATTTGAACGAAATGAGTGAAGAGGATATGTTCAAAATGGCTGTAGCAAGTGCGACTGCGACTGTTTTCTCATATGATATGGGAGAAAAGAATCAAATAAATGAAATTTTTGGCAAATTAAAAATAATAAATATGGGGGAAAATAATGGAAATTAA
- a CDS encoding PPC domain-containing DNA-binding protein — MKYREYYDNVLVRIEKGEDVVEKLFELVEKLQLKNGSISGIGASDNITVGLYSVEKQEYTKKNFTGEMEITSILGNISTMNDKPYLHMHITFADENLNVHGGHLNEAIISATCEIIINKIDEKVDRFKDSETGLNLYDI, encoded by the coding sequence TTGAAATATAGAGAATATTATGATAATGTTTTAGTCCGAATTGAAAAGGGCGAAGACGTTGTAGAAAAATTATTCGAATTAGTTGAAAAACTTCAACTAAAAAATGGTTCTATTTCTGGTATTGGTGCTAGCGATAATATAACTGTGGGATTATACAGTGTTGAAAAACAAGAATACACTAAGAAAAATTTCACAGGTGAGATGGAAATCACGAGCATCCTTGGAAATATCTCTACTATGAATGACAAACCTTATTTGCACATGCACATTACATTTGCAGATGAGAATTTGAATGTTCACGGAGGACATTTGAACGAGGCTATCATATCGGCAACTTGTGAAATCATAATTAATAAAATAGACGAAAAAGTTGATAGATTCAAAGATTCTGAAACAGGTTTAAATTTATACGATATTTAA
- a CDS encoding ABC transporter ATP-binding protein/permease, which produces MNKYIFREKINLLMQILLTILLSCFLAVAIVFTKRLFEVQNKTFTLIVISASLILFAGINYLKDRTIYNMGLLFVEGFKQDLFHNVISQNFYEIQQKEKTFSNDITSTSLYLKEYYVIPTLELISDAILLAVVFITAGYCVSFIPVSIITVGVLIFSLINVRIDKSILEKKTNTSNLRKRYVYFLDDMLNSKKVINSKANKALEVVHSKLIEDISEKVIELDKEELTKYNLKLLFIGVYFIISLIYIIKQPNIKTGEVIILISSIMLLHHMIKKIVKERSMIVQSEQKVFEMEEIFGNQEKPDKIVDHIKDIEFRDVKLYSSNVKVKINYTFYTDKKYLIICDNDEVVNLLAKSFIQTLSPQSGMILVNNEPIEEFDLSSNMLVTYDESYIFDTDFRNNVTLFNSFPDKKIPPLLKIFDEELTSKQRYSEYSDRDKNLIRYKRIINQDSEFNMVVNLFENLDENTGNILLEDFILRFNGSIYCAKNIHPFIKEKFDEVLYVKNIDSDYLLVQE; this is translated from the coding sequence ATGAATAAGTACATTTTTAGAGAGAAAATCAATTTGCTGATGCAAATTTTACTGACAATTTTGTTGTCGTGTTTTTTAGCGGTAGCGATTGTATTTACTAAAAGATTATTTGAAGTTCAAAACAAGACATTCACACTGATTGTAATTAGTGCGTCGTTGATTTTGTTCGCAGGAATAAATTATCTCAAGGACAGAACGATTTACAACATGGGACTTTTGTTTGTAGAAGGATTTAAACAAGATTTGTTTCACAACGTAATCTCACAAAACTTTTACGAAATACAACAAAAAGAAAAAACTTTTTCGAACGACATAACATCGACATCACTTTACTTAAAGGAATATTACGTTATTCCGACATTGGAGTTGATATCTGACGCAATTTTATTGGCTGTAGTCTTTATAACAGCAGGATATTGCGTGTCATTCATTCCAGTGTCAATTATAACTGTGGGAGTGTTGATTTTCAGTTTAATTAATGTGAGAATCGACAAATCAATTTTAGAAAAGAAAACAAATACATCGAATTTGAGAAAAAGATACGTGTATTTTCTTGATGATATGCTTAACTCCAAGAAAGTAATCAACTCAAAGGCTAACAAAGCACTTGAAGTTGTTCACAGTAAATTAATTGAAGACATATCAGAAAAAGTTATCGAACTTGACAAGGAAGAACTAACAAAATACAACCTAAAATTATTATTTATCGGAGTGTATTTTATAATCAGTTTGATTTACATTATTAAACAACCAAACATCAAAACTGGTGAAGTTATAATTCTTATCAGTTCAATCATGTTGCTTCACCATATGATTAAAAAAATCGTAAAAGAACGTTCGATGATTGTGCAATCTGAACAAAAAGTTTTTGAAATGGAAGAAATTTTCGGAAATCAAGAAAAACCAGATAAAATTGTAGACCATATAAAAGACATTGAGTTCAGAGATGTAAAATTATATTCTTCAAATGTTAAAGTTAAAATCAACTACACATTTTACACTGACAAAAAATACTTAATTATTTGCGATAATGACGAAGTTGTAAACTTACTAGCAAAATCATTTATTCAGACGTTGTCTCCACAAAGCGGAATGATTTTGGTAAACAATGAGCCTATAGAAGAGTTTGATTTGTCTTCTAATATGCTTGTAACTTACGATGAAAGTTATATTTTCGACACTGATTTCAGAAACAATGTCACATTGTTCAATTCTTTTCCAGATAAGAAAATTCCTCCATTGTTAAAAATATTTGATGAAGAATTGACTTCAAAACAAAGATATTCTGAATACAGTGATAGAGACAAGAATTTGATCAGATACAAGAGAATAATCAATCAAGATTCTGAATTCAACATGGTAGTTAATTTGTTTGAGAATTTGGACGAAAATACTGGCAATATTTTGTTGGAAGATTTTATTTTGAGATTCAATGGATCAATCTACTGCGCAAAGAACATTCATCCATTTATCAAAGAAAAATTTGACGAAGTGTTATATGTGAAAAATATCGACAGCGACTATTTGTTAGTTCAAGAATAA
- a CDS encoding lipoate--protein ligase — MKYYFNNDSVDPYYNFAVEYFFAKHNIPVFILWRNKDSILLGKNQNIYREINLKYAEENGINLVRRLSGGGCIYTDEKNMQYTFIESQNYANDFKHFANMIINQMKKMGLNPEFSGRNDILIDGKKISGNAQYMKNSMVVHHGTILFDIGVEKMMNSLTPQKIKFEGKAIKSVESRITTINDMIDMEYDEFFNKIKNGIIEDNNLEEYVLNDSEKEEVNKYIDLFKNEDFIYSKGETTANYQRKHKFGVVEYSYNIKDNLIDSFKIEGDFFSNKDISEFCDMFVGKAMTIDGFHNVLNDVNIGEYIVGMDEKVFLGDIFD, encoded by the coding sequence ATGAAATATTATTTTAATAATGACAGCGTAGATCCGTATTATAATTTTGCGGTGGAATATTTTTTCGCAAAGCACAACATTCCTGTGTTCATTTTGTGGAGAAATAAGGATTCAATCTTACTAGGCAAAAATCAGAACATTTACAGAGAAATTAACTTAAAATACGCAGAAGAAAATGGAATTAATCTAGTTCGTAGATTGTCTGGCGGTGGCTGCATATATACTGATGAAAAAAACATGCAATACACTTTCATTGAAAGTCAAAACTACGCAAATGACTTCAAACATTTTGCCAATATGATTATCAATCAAATGAAAAAAATGGGACTTAATCCAGAATTCAGCGGTAGAAATGATATTTTGATTGATGGTAAGAAAATAAGTGGTAACGCACAATATATGAAAAACAGCATGGTTGTTCATCATGGTACAATTCTTTTCGATATTGGTGTCGAAAAGATGATGAATTCACTTACTCCGCAAAAAATAAAATTCGAAGGAAAAGCCATCAAATCGGTAGAATCCAGAATCACAACTATTAATGATATGATTGATATGGAATACGATGAGTTTTTCAATAAAATTAAAAACGGAATCATTGAAGATAATAACTTAGAAGAATACGTGCTTAACGATTCTGAAAAAGAAGAAGTGAATAAATACATTGATTTATTTAAAAATGAAGATTTTATTTATTCAAAAGGAGAAACTACTGCAAATTATCAAAGAAAGCACAAGTTTGGAGTTGTGGAATACAGCTACAACATCAAGGATAATTTGATCGATAGTTTCAAAATAGAAGGGGATTTCTTTTCAAACAAAGATATTTCAGAATTTTGCGATATGTTTGTTGGAAAGGCTATGACAATAGATGGTTTCCACAATGTTTTGAACGATGTAAATATCGGTGAATACATTGTGGGAATGGATGAGAAAGTGTTTTTAGGTGATATATTTGATTAG
- the lipA gene encoding lipoyl synthase, with protein MIRKPKWMRVKIEGSQNLHEVESLVDGFELNTVCKEANCPNRMKCYESRTATFMILGDICTRNCRYCNVTTGRGRAVDEKEPENVAKVVQKLGLKYAVITSVDRDDLKDEGATQFKNVIKEIRKYNEGTLVEVLIPDMHAKHELLDIVFDERPDVLNHNVETVRSIFKEMRPQGNLDNSFEVLRYAKEKGLVTKSGFMVGLGETNEEVHQMLDKLNELKVDIVTIGQYLMPTLEHAELDRYVTPEEFEEYKKYGESIGIKHVESGPFVRSSYNAGNVFKSLEQKENE; from the coding sequence TTGATTAGAAAACCAAAATGGATGAGAGTAAAGATAGAAGGTAGCCAAAACCTTCACGAAGTAGAAAGTTTAGTAGATGGATTTGAATTGAACACAGTTTGTAAGGAAGCAAATTGTCCTAACAGAATGAAATGCTACGAATCACGTACAGCTACATTTATGATTTTAGGAGATATTTGTACTAGAAACTGTAGATATTGCAACGTAACTACTGGAAGAGGAAGAGCTGTTGATGAAAAAGAACCTGAAAATGTTGCAAAAGTTGTGCAAAAACTAGGTTTGAAATACGCAGTTATTACTTCGGTTGACAGAGATGATTTGAAAGATGAAGGTGCAACTCAATTCAAAAATGTTATCAAGGAAATTAGAAAATACAACGAAGGAACATTGGTTGAAGTTTTAATTCCTGATATGCACGCAAAGCATGAATTGTTGGATATTGTTTTTGATGAAAGACCAGATGTATTAAATCACAATGTTGAAACAGTTCGTTCTATCTTCAAAGAAATGAGACCACAAGGTAACTTGGACAATTCGTTCGAAGTTTTAAGATACGCAAAAGAAAAAGGACTTGTAACTAAGTCTGGATTTATGGTTGGACTTGGCGAAACAAACGAAGAAGTTCATCAAATGTTAGATAAGTTGAACGAATTAAAAGTCGATATAGTTACAATTGGACAATATTTGATGCCAACATTAGAACATGCAGAGTTGGACAGATATGTTACTCCGGAAGAATTCGAAGAATACAAAAAATACGGAGAATCAATCGGAATCAAACACGTAGAAAGCGGCCCATTTGTAAGAAGTTCTTACAATGCAGGCAATGTATTTAAATCATTAGAACAAAAAGAAAATGAGTAA
- a CDS encoding Maf family protein — translation MKYVKNVTKIGKLGKFNNVILVSKSPRRNELLKNICDFESISTDIDERKIEELAYEKYKDRDLLEKLALVCCEISKSKILPLELKENTLYISSDTIVINDGKILNKPKDYDEALDMLTSYLGKVHKVVTSVCLKSKNYEEIFYTFSNVKFSEKTDKNIQLLKDYIDEGTVYDKAGAYGIQDLNPVLIEYIEGDLNTIIGLPVSEINKRISDK, via the coding sequence ATGAAATACGTAAAAAATGTTACAAAAATCGGAAAATTAGGCAAATTTAATAACGTAATTTTGGTTAGCAAATCTCCAAGAAGAAATGAATTATTGAAAAATATCTGTGATTTTGAAAGCATTTCGACAGATATTGATGAGAGAAAAATCGAAGAATTGGCCTATGAAAAATACAAAGACAGAGATTTACTCGAAAAGCTCGCTCTTGTTTGCTGTGAAATATCCAAATCAAAGATTCTTCCATTAGAATTAAAAGAAAACACGCTCTACATTTCTTCTGATACAATCGTAATTAACGACGGGAAAATTTTGAACAAGCCAAAAGACTATGATGAAGCATTGGACATGTTAACATCATATCTTGGAAAAGTTCACAAAGTTGTGACATCTGTTTGTTTGAAATCAAAAAACTATGAAGAAATATTCTACACTTTTAGTAACGTAAAATTCTCAGAAAAAACAGACAAAAATATCCAATTACTAAAAGATTACATCGACGAAGGCACAGTTTACGACAAAGCTGGTGCGTACGGAATTCAGGATTTGAATCCAGTTCTTATAGAATACATCGAAGGTGATTTGAACACTATAATTGGCCTTCCAGTTAGTGAAATTAATAAAAGAATTAGCGATAAATAA